A region from the Acyrthosiphon pisum isolate AL4f chromosome A1, pea_aphid_22Mar2018_4r6ur, whole genome shotgun sequence genome encodes:
- the LOC100161525 gene encoding DDB1- and CUL4-associated factor 1 isoform X2, producing MEQSVSELTNLLRRWEDEMPTPNYNPIPTLIKLCELFEAESKNYLKKDPDPFDDRHPSRIDPTCVLGQMYKILFRKDSLMNKLVMDYLKEHHWPRRTKDNHDLNVAACRLIMNLIPGLETTVVFESPANDQLIQRLFTWAENTSEPLQTYATGLLASCMELTDIAANFKEDNNKLVPIILDRLHSYYTQFCEENEINQSTEPYQNTISDEPSDDTGAPSPKKKKREENGICGDSNSSFPESNASNWIQIYPPTLTTKLVYCLKYLVPTGEYQEFLSHAYEKNALNLVMKIINSSEKQNGYLTFEALKYLAALLCHKKFATEFIGSQGLQKLLLIPKPSIPSTGVSICFYYLSYCEEAMERICLLPEHVLVDLVKYALWMLECSHDSSRCHATMFFSYSFHFRVIQEIFDNHDGLRKLFNVVSTLPILSSDDPAYSSLTEDAECSARQIIRHVCAGLKHYFEAHLHIKAQQIRRAKMRDSGLLISSTMVHNFFTVPGYKSSKKSRAEVQEEIELLSNAVSLKSHWTPIDQLLKLGGLSLLLRIISLAHEWNFSGRCEMIKNALEVLNICAVLPKVQLALCEIPSPKVPTDNQNDTSTVEENDPQAENDNVGLNIIIKAAEGDLLDADIQKAALSVIITCVCAPIHRESGSIAYYSSHGSAKKRTPKTCDDAVIEKIWDCIRNNNGIMVLLTLMTIKTPITDVDAIRGLASRALAGLARSESVRQIISKLPLFNTGQLQSLMKNPVLQEKRQEHVTFQKYALELIELVAGKKKSNGAEIEASLANINRANVVAQTKINFNEQQLLLLMHQHLMAKGLSTTAESLVQEANLNIAEKKSTPFTYISHCRNRSIGGGISPISSRHAIQNQKSELANSSNGPLGAGFSARGINSTPIRLNVNRRSENRPKPEPEQELESPMSKSVHKKIDQDLTLLTDNNTNSKVSLESIVTEYLTNQHASCKHPMVTCPQFNLFVPHKCPDPKPKSSMCTNFAMRFSKNIHSRKLNQRLIHSRFCPTRNFHMDDEEAYFTCCEFLSQNRVAIGTYNGEIKVFNLFTSQEELSFSAHDSYIIDLQCSNDERLLLSSASWRAPLTSIWSITEDAINIKYSLDHEEYCTFSNYDQNKILGTKAEIATIYDLETSKRILTLVPKHSNQYSRNRAAFDATNELVLSDGVLWDAIAGKEIHKFDKLNQCVSGIFHPNGLEIISNTEVWDMRTFQLLRTVSSLDQCNVTFSKSGEGMYLYVIDQEIENDSSYQTSFKTLDPNDYSNIATVDVKKFIYHMACNSYDTQIAIVENQGMFENIDESIVRIYDVGRSRNEDEAVEEEDDEDVDSEGSGSEDENMSMFPSYLEEMLAGGMAAGGMSDNFSSGSSSNSSFESGGESSRSFTPLSDSSNDASYDAGINSDPENLGA from the exons ATGGAGCAGTCCGTCAGCGAATTGACCAACTTGCTCAGGAGATGGGAAGATGAAATGCCTACCCCTAACTACAACCCAATACCGACGTTGATCAA attatGTGAATTATTTGAAGCAGaatcaaaaaattatcttaaaaaagACCCAGATCCCTTTGATGATCGCCATCCATCTCGAATAGACCCTACTTGTGTATTGGGCCAGATGTATAAGATTCTGTTTCGCAAAGATTCTTTAATGAATAAG TTAGTAATGGATTATTTAAAAGAACATCATTGGCCAAGACGAACTAAAGATAACCACGATTTAAATGTTGCTGCATGTAGGCTTATAATGAACCTCATACCAGGTTTAGAAACAACTGTTGTTTTTGAAAGT CCTGCAAACGATCAACTTATTCAAAGGTTATTCACTTGGGCAGAAAATACTAGTGAACCATTGCAAACTTATGCAACAGGATTATTGGCATCTTGTATGGAGTTGACAGACATTGCTGCTAATTTCAA agaagataataataaacttgTCCCAATTATACTGGATCGTCTGCATTCGTATTATACTCAGTTTTGTGAAGAAAATGAAATCAATCAAAGCACAGAGCCATATCAAAATACAATTAGTGATGAGCCTAGTGATGATACAGGTGCTCcgtctccaaaaaaaaaaa aaagaGAAGAAAATGGAATTTGTGGTGATAGTAACTCATCCTTTCCTGAGTCTAATGCAAGCAACTGGATACAAATCTATCCTCCTACATTGACAACAAAATTAGTTTACTGTCTCAAATATTTAGTACCAACTGGAGAATATCAAGAG TTCTTAAGCCATGCCTACGAGAAAAATGCACTCAACttagtaatgaaaataataaattcttcagAAAAACAAAATGGTTATTTAACTTTTGAAGCATTAAAATACTTGGCTGCTCTTTTATGCCATAAAAAATTTGCCACAGAATTTATTGGTTCGCAAGGATTACAA aaaCTACTTCTTATTCCAAAACCTAGTATTCCATCCACTGGTGTTTCAATTTgcttttattatttgtcatattgCGAGGAAGCAATGGAAAGGATTTGTCTTTTACCTGAACATGTCCTTGTTGATCTTGTAAA GTATGCACTTTGGATGTTGGAGTGTTCTCATGATTCTAGTAGGTGTCATGCAACTATGTTCTTCAGTTATAGTTTTCATTTTAGAGTTATTCAAGAAATATTTGATAACCATGACGGATTACGTAAGCTGTTTAATGTG GTTAGTACATTGCCTATTCTTTCATCTGATGATCCAGCATATAGTTCATTAACTGAAGATGCTGAATGTTCTGCAAGACAAATTATTCGTCATGTATGTGCTGGtttgaaacattattttgaagCACATTTACATATAAAAGCTCAGCAAATACGTAGAGCCAAAATGAGAGATTCTGGTCTGTTAATTTCATCAACAATGGTTCATAATTTTTTCACAGTACCTGGTTATAaa tcTTCAAAAAAATCTCGTGCTGAAGTCCAAGAAGAAATTGAGCTATTATCTAATGCTGTGTCCCTGAAAAGCCATTGGACACCAATTGATCAATTACTTAAATTGGGTGGCTTAAGTTTATTATTGCGAATAATCAGTTTGGCCCATGAATGGAATTTTTCCGGAAG atgtgaaatgattaaaaatgcTCTTGAAGTATTAAACATATGTGCTGTATTACCAAAAGTTCAATTGGCATTATGTGAAATACCATCACCTAAAGTTCCAACAGATAATCAAAATGATACCTCCACAGTGGAAGAAAATGACCCACAAGCTGAAAATGACAATGttggattaaatattattataaaagcagCAGAAGGAGATCTTTTAGATGCTGATATTCAAAAAGCTGCACTTTCTGTCATTATAACTTGTGTTTGTGCACCAATACATAgg gaaagTGGAAGTATAGCATACTATTCGTCACATGGATCAGCTAAAAAACGAACACCTAAGACTTGTGATGATGCTGTGATTGAAAAAATTTGGGAttgtattagaaataataatggaATTATG GTTTTACTTACTTTAATGACTATTAAAACACCAATTACTGATGTTGACGCTATACGAGGATTAGCAAGTCGTGCATTAGCTGGATTGGCTCGCAGTGAATCAGTTCGCCAAATTATCAGCAAATTACCTTTATTTAACACTGGCCAATTACAAa gtttaatGAAAAATCCTGTATTACAAGAAAAACGTCAAGAACAtgtaacatttcaaaaatatgctTTAGAGTTAATAGAATTAGTTGcggggaaaaaaaaaagtaatggagCTGAAATAGAAGCGTCATTGGCAAATATAAATCga gcAAACGTTGTTgcacaaactaaaattaatttcaatgaaCAACAATTGCTCCTTTTAATGCATCAACATTTAATGGCAAAAGGTTTATCCACAACTGCAGAATCATTAGTACAAGAGGCAAATCTTAATATAGCTGAGAAAAAGTCTACACCATTTACATATATTTCCCATTGCCGT AATCGGTCGATTGGAGGAGGAATATCCCCAATAAGTTCTAGACACGCGATTCAAAACCAAAAATCTGAATTAGCCAATTCATCTAATGGTCCTTTAGGTGCAGGATTTAGTGCCAGAGGAATAAATTCAACTCCAATACGTTTGAATGTCAATAg acGATCAGAAAATCGTCCAAAACCAGAGCCAGAACAAGAACTTGAGTCACCCATGTCTAAAtcagttcataaaaaaattgaccaagaTTTAACATTACTTACTGATAATAATACTAACTCAAAGGTTAGTTTAGAATCTATTGTTACAGAATACTTAACCAATCAACATGCTTCATGTAAACATCCTATGGTTACATGTCCTCAATTCAACTTATTTGt tCCACACAAATGTCCTGATCCTAAACCAAAGAGCTCAATGTGTACAAACTTTGCTATgcgattttccaaaaatatacaTTCTAGAAAACTAAACCAAAGACTCATACACAGTCGTTTTTGTCCAACCCGTAATTTCCACATGGATGATGAAGAAGCATATTTCACGTGTTGCGAGTTTTTG agcCAAAATCGTGTTGCTATTGGGACATACAATGgtgaaataaaagtattcaatttatttacttcTCAAGAAGAACTCTCATTTTCAGCCCatgattcatatattatagacttaCAATGCAGTAATGATGAAAGGTTGTTGTTATCATCTGCTTCTTGGAGAGCGCCTTTAACGTCTATTTGGTCTATAACTGAAGATGCAatcaatattaa ataTTCTTTGGACCATGAAGAATACTGTACTTTTAGCAATTATgaccaaaataaaatacttggaACTAAAGCTGAAATAGCCACA ATATATGATTTAGAAACTAGTAAAAGAATATTAACATTAGTTCCAAAACATTCAAATCAGTACAGTAGAAATCGAGCAGCATTTGATGCCACAAATGAATTAGTGTTATCAGATGGTGTATTATGGGATGCCATCGCTGGAAAAGAAATCCataagtttgataaattaaatcaatgtgTGAGTGGAATTTTCCATCCAAATGGACTTGAg ATTATATCAAATACAGAAGTCTGGGATATGCGCACATTCCAGTTGTTGCGTACAGTGTCAAGTCTTGATCAATGTAATGTGACATTCTCCAAATCAGGAGAAGGAATGTATTTGTATGTCATTGATCAAGAAATTGAAAATGATTCTTCTTACCAAACTTCTTTTAAAACTTTAGATCCTAATGACTACtcaaatatag CCACTGTTGAtgttaaaaaattcatatatcATATGGCTTGCAATAGTTATGATACTCAAATAGCTATTGTTGAAAATCAAggaatgtttgaaaatattgatgagtCAATTGTACGAATATACGATGTTGGTAGATCTAGAAACGAAGATGAAgct gtCGAAGAAgaagatgatgaagatgttgattCTGAAGGTTCAGGGTCAGAAGATGAAAACATGTCTA TGTTTCCATCATATTTGGAAGAAATGTTAGCTGGTGGAATGGCAGCAGGTGGGATGAGTGATAATTTTTCAAGTGGTAGCAGTAGCAATAGCAGCTTTGAGAGTGGTGGTGAAAGTTCTCGTTCATTTACTCCATTATCTGATTCAAGTAATGATGCAAGTTATGATGCTGGCATAAATTCAGACCCAGAAAACTTAGGtgcttga
- the LOC100161525 gene encoding DDB1- and CUL4-associated factor 1 isoform X1, with protein MEQSVSELTNLLRRWEDEMPTPNYNPIPTLIKLCELFEAESKNYLKKDPDPFDDRHPSRIDPTCVLGQMYKILFRKDSLMNKLVMDYLKEHHWPRRTKDNHDLNVAACRLIMNLIPGLETTVVFESPANDQLIQRLFTWAENTSEPLQTYATGLLASCMELTDIAANFKEDNNKLVPIILDRLHSYYTQFCEENEINQSTEPYQNTISDEPSDDTGAPSPKKKKREENGICGDSNSSFPESNASNWIQIYPPTLTTKLVYCLKYLVPTGEYQEFLSHAYEKNALNLVMKIINSSEKQNGYLTFEALKYLAALLCHKKFATEFIGSQGLQKLLLIPKPSIPSTGVSICFYYLSYCEEAMERICLLPEHVLVDLVKYALWMLECSHDSSRCHATMFFSYSFHFRVIQEIFDNHDGLRKLFNVVSTLPILSSDDPAYSSLTEDAECSARQIIRHVCAGLKHYFEAHLHIKAQQIRRAKMRDSGLLISSTMVHNFFTVPGYKSSKKSRAEVQEEIELLSNAVSLKSHWTPIDQLLKLGGLSLLLRIISLAHEWNFSGRHECEMIKNALEVLNICAVLPKVQLALCEIPSPKVPTDNQNDTSTVEENDPQAENDNVGLNIIIKAAEGDLLDADIQKAALSVIITCVCAPIHRESGSIAYYSSHGSAKKRTPKTCDDAVIEKIWDCIRNNNGIMVLLTLMTIKTPITDVDAIRGLASRALAGLARSESVRQIISKLPLFNTGQLQSLMKNPVLQEKRQEHVTFQKYALELIELVAGKKKSNGAEIEASLANINRANVVAQTKINFNEQQLLLLMHQHLMAKGLSTTAESLVQEANLNIAEKKSTPFTYISHCRNRSIGGGISPISSRHAIQNQKSELANSSNGPLGAGFSARGINSTPIRLNVNRRSENRPKPEPEQELESPMSKSVHKKIDQDLTLLTDNNTNSKVSLESIVTEYLTNQHASCKHPMVTCPQFNLFVPHKCPDPKPKSSMCTNFAMRFSKNIHSRKLNQRLIHSRFCPTRNFHMDDEEAYFTCCEFLSQNRVAIGTYNGEIKVFNLFTSQEELSFSAHDSYIIDLQCSNDERLLLSSASWRAPLTSIWSITEDAINIKYSLDHEEYCTFSNYDQNKILGTKAEIATIYDLETSKRILTLVPKHSNQYSRNRAAFDATNELVLSDGVLWDAIAGKEIHKFDKLNQCVSGIFHPNGLEIISNTEVWDMRTFQLLRTVSSLDQCNVTFSKSGEGMYLYVIDQEIENDSSYQTSFKTLDPNDYSNIATVDVKKFIYHMACNSYDTQIAIVENQGMFENIDESIVRIYDVGRSRNEDEAVEEEDDEDVDSEGSGSEDENMSMFPSYLEEMLAGGMAAGGMSDNFSSGSSSNSSFESGGESSRSFTPLSDSSNDASYDAGINSDPENLGA; from the exons ATGGAGCAGTCCGTCAGCGAATTGACCAACTTGCTCAGGAGATGGGAAGATGAAATGCCTACCCCTAACTACAACCCAATACCGACGTTGATCAA attatGTGAATTATTTGAAGCAGaatcaaaaaattatcttaaaaaagACCCAGATCCCTTTGATGATCGCCATCCATCTCGAATAGACCCTACTTGTGTATTGGGCCAGATGTATAAGATTCTGTTTCGCAAAGATTCTTTAATGAATAAG TTAGTAATGGATTATTTAAAAGAACATCATTGGCCAAGACGAACTAAAGATAACCACGATTTAAATGTTGCTGCATGTAGGCTTATAATGAACCTCATACCAGGTTTAGAAACAACTGTTGTTTTTGAAAGT CCTGCAAACGATCAACTTATTCAAAGGTTATTCACTTGGGCAGAAAATACTAGTGAACCATTGCAAACTTATGCAACAGGATTATTGGCATCTTGTATGGAGTTGACAGACATTGCTGCTAATTTCAA agaagataataataaacttgTCCCAATTATACTGGATCGTCTGCATTCGTATTATACTCAGTTTTGTGAAGAAAATGAAATCAATCAAAGCACAGAGCCATATCAAAATACAATTAGTGATGAGCCTAGTGATGATACAGGTGCTCcgtctccaaaaaaaaaaa aaagaGAAGAAAATGGAATTTGTGGTGATAGTAACTCATCCTTTCCTGAGTCTAATGCAAGCAACTGGATACAAATCTATCCTCCTACATTGACAACAAAATTAGTTTACTGTCTCAAATATTTAGTACCAACTGGAGAATATCAAGAG TTCTTAAGCCATGCCTACGAGAAAAATGCACTCAACttagtaatgaaaataataaattcttcagAAAAACAAAATGGTTATTTAACTTTTGAAGCATTAAAATACTTGGCTGCTCTTTTATGCCATAAAAAATTTGCCACAGAATTTATTGGTTCGCAAGGATTACAA aaaCTACTTCTTATTCCAAAACCTAGTATTCCATCCACTGGTGTTTCAATTTgcttttattatttgtcatattgCGAGGAAGCAATGGAAAGGATTTGTCTTTTACCTGAACATGTCCTTGTTGATCTTGTAAA GTATGCACTTTGGATGTTGGAGTGTTCTCATGATTCTAGTAGGTGTCATGCAACTATGTTCTTCAGTTATAGTTTTCATTTTAGAGTTATTCAAGAAATATTTGATAACCATGACGGATTACGTAAGCTGTTTAATGTG GTTAGTACATTGCCTATTCTTTCATCTGATGATCCAGCATATAGTTCATTAACTGAAGATGCTGAATGTTCTGCAAGACAAATTATTCGTCATGTATGTGCTGGtttgaaacattattttgaagCACATTTACATATAAAAGCTCAGCAAATACGTAGAGCCAAAATGAGAGATTCTGGTCTGTTAATTTCATCAACAATGGTTCATAATTTTTTCACAGTACCTGGTTATAaa tcTTCAAAAAAATCTCGTGCTGAAGTCCAAGAAGAAATTGAGCTATTATCTAATGCTGTGTCCCTGAAAAGCCATTGGACACCAATTGATCAATTACTTAAATTGGGTGGCTTAAGTTTATTATTGCGAATAATCAGTTTGGCCCATGAATGGAATTTTTCCGGAAGGCATGa atgtgaaatgattaaaaatgcTCTTGAAGTATTAAACATATGTGCTGTATTACCAAAAGTTCAATTGGCATTATGTGAAATACCATCACCTAAAGTTCCAACAGATAATCAAAATGATACCTCCACAGTGGAAGAAAATGACCCACAAGCTGAAAATGACAATGttggattaaatattattataaaagcagCAGAAGGAGATCTTTTAGATGCTGATATTCAAAAAGCTGCACTTTCTGTCATTATAACTTGTGTTTGTGCACCAATACATAgg gaaagTGGAAGTATAGCATACTATTCGTCACATGGATCAGCTAAAAAACGAACACCTAAGACTTGTGATGATGCTGTGATTGAAAAAATTTGGGAttgtattagaaataataatggaATTATG GTTTTACTTACTTTAATGACTATTAAAACACCAATTACTGATGTTGACGCTATACGAGGATTAGCAAGTCGTGCATTAGCTGGATTGGCTCGCAGTGAATCAGTTCGCCAAATTATCAGCAAATTACCTTTATTTAACACTGGCCAATTACAAa gtttaatGAAAAATCCTGTATTACAAGAAAAACGTCAAGAACAtgtaacatttcaaaaatatgctTTAGAGTTAATAGAATTAGTTGcggggaaaaaaaaaagtaatggagCTGAAATAGAAGCGTCATTGGCAAATATAAATCga gcAAACGTTGTTgcacaaactaaaattaatttcaatgaaCAACAATTGCTCCTTTTAATGCATCAACATTTAATGGCAAAAGGTTTATCCACAACTGCAGAATCATTAGTACAAGAGGCAAATCTTAATATAGCTGAGAAAAAGTCTACACCATTTACATATATTTCCCATTGCCGT AATCGGTCGATTGGAGGAGGAATATCCCCAATAAGTTCTAGACACGCGATTCAAAACCAAAAATCTGAATTAGCCAATTCATCTAATGGTCCTTTAGGTGCAGGATTTAGTGCCAGAGGAATAAATTCAACTCCAATACGTTTGAATGTCAATAg acGATCAGAAAATCGTCCAAAACCAGAGCCAGAACAAGAACTTGAGTCACCCATGTCTAAAtcagttcataaaaaaattgaccaagaTTTAACATTACTTACTGATAATAATACTAACTCAAAGGTTAGTTTAGAATCTATTGTTACAGAATACTTAACCAATCAACATGCTTCATGTAAACATCCTATGGTTACATGTCCTCAATTCAACTTATTTGt tCCACACAAATGTCCTGATCCTAAACCAAAGAGCTCAATGTGTACAAACTTTGCTATgcgattttccaaaaatatacaTTCTAGAAAACTAAACCAAAGACTCATACACAGTCGTTTTTGTCCAACCCGTAATTTCCACATGGATGATGAAGAAGCATATTTCACGTGTTGCGAGTTTTTG agcCAAAATCGTGTTGCTATTGGGACATACAATGgtgaaataaaagtattcaatttatttacttcTCAAGAAGAACTCTCATTTTCAGCCCatgattcatatattatagacttaCAATGCAGTAATGATGAAAGGTTGTTGTTATCATCTGCTTCTTGGAGAGCGCCTTTAACGTCTATTTGGTCTATAACTGAAGATGCAatcaatattaa ataTTCTTTGGACCATGAAGAATACTGTACTTTTAGCAATTATgaccaaaataaaatacttggaACTAAAGCTGAAATAGCCACA ATATATGATTTAGAAACTAGTAAAAGAATATTAACATTAGTTCCAAAACATTCAAATCAGTACAGTAGAAATCGAGCAGCATTTGATGCCACAAATGAATTAGTGTTATCAGATGGTGTATTATGGGATGCCATCGCTGGAAAAGAAATCCataagtttgataaattaaatcaatgtgTGAGTGGAATTTTCCATCCAAATGGACTTGAg ATTATATCAAATACAGAAGTCTGGGATATGCGCACATTCCAGTTGTTGCGTACAGTGTCAAGTCTTGATCAATGTAATGTGACATTCTCCAAATCAGGAGAAGGAATGTATTTGTATGTCATTGATCAAGAAATTGAAAATGATTCTTCTTACCAAACTTCTTTTAAAACTTTAGATCCTAATGACTACtcaaatatag CCACTGTTGAtgttaaaaaattcatatatcATATGGCTTGCAATAGTTATGATACTCAAATAGCTATTGTTGAAAATCAAggaatgtttgaaaatattgatgagtCAATTGTACGAATATACGATGTTGGTAGATCTAGAAACGAAGATGAAgct gtCGAAGAAgaagatgatgaagatgttgattCTGAAGGTTCAGGGTCAGAAGATGAAAACATGTCTA TGTTTCCATCATATTTGGAAGAAATGTTAGCTGGTGGAATGGCAGCAGGTGGGATGAGTGATAATTTTTCAAGTGGTAGCAGTAGCAATAGCAGCTTTGAGAGTGGTGGTGAAAGTTCTCGTTCATTTACTCCATTATCTGATTCAAGTAATGATGCAAGTTATGATGCTGGCATAAATTCAGACCCAGAAAACTTAGGtgcttga